In Paralcaligenes sp. KSB-10, the following are encoded in one genomic region:
- the secE gene encoding preprotein translocase subunit SecE, with the protein MSNTNVETVTSTVDRLKLGLAVLVIIAGIVAYSVLENQSSVLRVGVFLGSLAVAALIAWFSEPGRRTLSFGRDSYNEVKRVTWPTRKETTQMTGIVFAFVAVMGILLWVVDKGLEWVIYGLLLGWK; encoded by the coding sequence ATGTCGAATACCAATGTTGAAACCGTTACCAGTACTGTAGACCGCCTCAAGCTCGGTTTGGCAGTTTTGGTCATTATTGCTGGCATAGTCGCGTATTCGGTACTCGAAAATCAGTCCTCTGTTCTTCGAGTCGGCGTATTTCTCGGCAGCTTGGCCGTGGCCGCGTTGATCGCATGGTTTAGCGAACCGGGCCGCCGCACGCTGAGTTTCGGGCGGGATTCGTATAACGAAGTCAAGCGCGTGACGTGGCCAACGCGCAAGGAAACGACCCAGATGACCGGGATCGTCTTTGCTTTCGTCGCCGTGATGGGTATCTTGCTGTGGGTTGTCGACAAAGGTCTGGAGTGGGTCATTTATGGCTTGCTGCTGGGCTGGAAATAA
- the nusG gene encoding transcription termination/antitermination protein NusG: MSKRWYVVHVYSGMEKSVHKALLERIERAALQTSFGRILVPSEEVVEVKGGKKSISERRIFPGYVLVEMDLTDETWHLVKNTNRVTGFLGGSGNRPAPISDREVEKILSQMEEGTEKPKPKVLFEVGEMVRVKEGPFADFNGNVEEVNYEKSKVRVSVTIFGRATPVELDFGQVEKT; encoded by the coding sequence ATGAGCAAGCGTTGGTATGTCGTCCATGTCTATTCCGGAATGGAAAAAAGTGTGCATAAGGCGCTGCTCGAGCGTATCGAGCGGGCCGCATTGCAAACGTCTTTCGGCCGTATCCTGGTTCCCTCCGAAGAAGTCGTCGAGGTCAAGGGCGGTAAAAAGTCCATTAGCGAGCGACGCATTTTTCCCGGTTACGTTCTGGTCGAGATGGATCTCACCGACGAAACCTGGCATTTGGTAAAGAATACGAACCGGGTTACCGGCTTTCTGGGTGGGTCCGGCAATCGTCCGGCGCCGATCTCCGACCGCGAAGTCGAGAAGATCCTGTCCCAGATGGAAGAAGGCACCGAGAAGCCCAAACCCAAAGTTCTCTTTGAGGTGGGCGAAATGGTCCGCGTCAAGGAAGGTCCGTTTGCCGATTTCAACGGCAACGTCGAAGAAGTGAATTACGAGAAAAGCAAGGTGCGTGTGTCGGTTACGATTTTTGGCCGCGCCACCCCTGTGGAACTCGATTTTGGCCAGGTCGAAAAGACCTGA
- the rplK gene encoding 50S ribosomal protein L11, which translates to MAKKIVGFIKLQVPAGKANPSPPIGPALGQRGLNIMEFCKAFNAKTQGMEPGLPIPVVITAYADKSFTFIMKTPPATVLIKKASGVQKGSARPNLDKVGTLTRAQAEEIAKAKSPDLTAADLDAAVRTIAGSARSMGITVEGV; encoded by the coding sequence ATGGCGAAGAAAATCGTCGGCTTTATCAAGCTGCAAGTGCCAGCTGGTAAGGCTAATCCCTCACCCCCTATCGGTCCGGCGCTGGGTCAGCGTGGTCTGAACATCATGGAATTCTGCAAGGCATTCAATGCCAAAACCCAAGGCATGGAGCCGGGTTTGCCAATTCCTGTGGTCATCACCGCCTACGCCGACAAGAGCTTCACCTTCATCATGAAGACGCCGCCGGCGACTGTCCTGATCAAGAAGGCCTCGGGTGTGCAAAAAGGTTCGGCTCGTCCCAACCTCGACAAAGTGGGCACTCTGACTCGTGCGCAAGCCGAAGAGATCGCCAAAGCCAAATCGCCCGACCTGACGGCCGCCGATCTGGATGCAGCCGTACGTACGATCGCTGGCAGCGCTCGTAGCATGGGCATTACGGTTGAAGGGGTGTAA
- the rplA gene encoding 50S ribosomal protein L1 encodes MSKLSKRVVAIQAKIDRSKFYPVTEALALVKETATAKFDESIDVAVQLGIDPKKSDQLVRGSVVLPAGTGKTVRVAVFAQGEKAEAAKAAGADIVGLDDLAESIKAGQLDFDVVIASPDTMRVVGALGQILGPRGLMPNPKVGTVTPDVVTAVKNAKAGQVQYRTDKAGIIHATIGRASFGVEQLQTNLAALVDALNKARPAAAKGIYLRKLAVSSTMGGGARVEIASLTA; translated from the coding sequence ATGTCGAAATTAAGCAAACGCGTTGTCGCAATCCAGGCAAAAATCGATCGCAGCAAGTTTTATCCGGTTACCGAAGCGCTGGCCCTGGTTAAAGAAACCGCCACCGCCAAGTTCGACGAGTCCATCGACGTTGCCGTTCAATTGGGTATCGACCCCAAGAAATCGGATCAACTCGTGCGTGGCTCGGTGGTTCTGCCCGCCGGTACCGGTAAAACGGTACGTGTGGCTGTGTTCGCTCAGGGCGAAAAAGCCGAGGCCGCCAAGGCTGCCGGCGCCGATATCGTTGGTCTTGACGACCTGGCCGAAAGCATCAAGGCCGGTCAGCTCGACTTCGACGTCGTGATCGCTTCGCCCGACACCATGCGCGTGGTTGGCGCCCTGGGTCAGATACTGGGCCCTCGCGGCCTGATGCCTAACCCCAAAGTAGGCACGGTTACCCCCGATGTCGTCACGGCAGTCAAGAATGCCAAGGCGGGTCAGGTGCAGTACCGTACCGACAAGGCCGGCATCATCCATGCCACGATTGGCCGCGCTTCATTTGGCGTGGAACAGTTGCAAACCAACCTGGCCGCCCTGGTCGATGCCCTGAACAAGGCTCGTCCCGCTGCTGCAAAAGGTATTTATCTGCGCAAGCTCGCTGTGTCGTCCACGATGGGTGGCGGGGCTCGCGTAGAAATTGCTTCGCTGACGGCTTGA
- the rplJ gene encoding 50S ribosomal protein L10: MSLNRQEKAVVIEEVSVEVAKAQSIVIAEYRGLDVASVTVLRKTARESGVYLRVLKNTLVRRAVSGTPFEGLSDQLTGPLIYGISTDPVSAAKVLAGFAKSNEKLVIKGGALPNNVLSQEGVKALATMPSREELLSKLLGTMQAPIAQFVRTLNEVPTKFVRGLAAVRDQKEAA; the protein is encoded by the coding sequence GTGAGTCTCAATCGCCAAGAGAAAGCGGTAGTAATCGAAGAAGTCTCTGTAGAAGTTGCAAAGGCACAATCGATTGTTATCGCCGAGTACCGTGGTCTGGACGTCGCCTCTGTCACCGTACTGCGCAAAACTGCGCGTGAGTCGGGCGTGTATCTGCGTGTTCTCAAAAACACGCTGGTTCGCCGTGCTGTTTCCGGAACCCCTTTCGAGGGTTTGTCGGATCAGCTCACTGGTCCGCTAATCTACGGGATTAGCACCGATCCAGTGTCGGCGGCAAAAGTACTTGCCGGTTTCGCGAAAAGCAACGAAAAGCTGGTTATCAAAGGCGGGGCATTGCCCAATAACGTCTTGAGCCAAGAAGGTGTGAAGGCTTTGGCCACCATGCCCTCGCGTGAAGAGTTGCTGTCGAAACTGCTGGGTACCATGCAAGCCCCGATTGCGCAATTTGTGCGTACGCTCAACGAAGTTCCGACCAAGTTCGTACGCGGCCTCGCGGCTGTGCGCGACCAGAAAGAAGCTGCGTAA
- the rplL gene encoding 50S ribosomal protein L7/L12: MALSKAEILDAVASMTVLELSELIKEMEEKFGVSAAAAAVAVAAPAAGGAAAAEEQTEFTVVLTEIGANKVSVIKAVRELTGLGLKEAKDLVDGAPKPVKEGLAKADAEAAKKKLEEAGAKAELK; the protein is encoded by the coding sequence ATGGCATTAAGCAAAGCTGAAATCCTTGACGCTGTCGCTAGCATGACCGTGCTCGAATTGTCCGAGCTGATCAAGGAAATGGAAGAAAAATTTGGCGTGTCGGCTGCTGCCGCCGCTGTGGCTGTGGCTGCTCCCGCCGCTGGTGGCGCTGCCGCCGCTGAAGAGCAAACCGAGTTCACCGTTGTACTGACCGAAATCGGCGCAAACAAAGTTAGCGTCATTAAAGCAGTTCGCGAACTGACCGGTTTGGGCTTGAAAGAAGCCAAGGACCTGGTTGACGGTGCTCCCAAGCCCGTTAAAGAAGGCCTGGCCAAGGCAGATGCCGAAGCCGCCAAGAAAAAGCTTGAAGAAGCTGGCGCAAAAGCCGAGCTTAAATAA
- the rpoB gene encoding DNA-directed RNA polymerase subunit beta, whose amino-acid sequence MPYSYTEKKRIRKSFAKREDVQDVPYLLATQLQSFLTFLQADTTPSKRKDEGLQAAFTSIFPIVSHNQMARLEFVSYVLGEPVFDVKECQLRGLTYASPLRAKVRLVLMDREVSKPTVKEVKEQEVYMGEIPLMTDTGSFVINGTERVIVSQLHRSPGVFFEHDRGKTHSSGKLLFSARVIPYRGSWLDFEFDPKDVLFFRVDRRRKMPVTILLKAIGMTPESILAHFFDFDNFEIKNEGGMLEFVPERWKGEVARFDILDRSGKVIVEKDKRINAKHLRDLSAANVEYVSVPEDFLLGRVLAKNVINAETGEIIANANDEITESVLGEFRAANIRETQTLYTNDLDRGPYISQTLRTDETADQMAARVAIYRMMRPGEPPTEDAVEALFQRLFYSEDAYDLSRVGRMKVNSRLGRGDDITGAMTLTNEDILETIKVLVELRNGRGQIDDIDHLGNRRVRCVGELAENQFRAGLVRVERAVKERLGQAETENLMPHDLINSKPISAAIKEFFGSSQLSQFMDQTNPLSEITHKRRVSALGPGGLTRERAGFEVRDVHPTHYGRVCPIETPEGPNIGLINSMALYARLNEYGFLETPYRKIVDGKVSEQIDYLSAIEESHYVIAQANAELDEEGRFTDDLVACREAGETMLTAPANVHYMDVAPSQIVSVAASLIPFLEHDDANRALMGANMQRQAVPCLRPEKPLVGTGIERTVAVDSGTTVQALRGGLVDHVDAERVVIRVNDDENVAGEVGVDIYNLIKYTRSNQNTNINQRPIVKRGDKVARGDVLADGASTDLGELALGQNMLIAFMPWNGYNFEDSILISEKVVADDRYTSIHIEELTVVARDTKLGQEEITRDISNLAETQLNRLDDSGIVYIGAEVRADDVLVGKVTPKGETQLTPEEKLLRAIFGEKASDVKDTSLRVPSGMIGTVIDVQVFTREGIERDKRAQSIIDDELRRYRQDLNDQLRIVEDDTFDRIEKFLVGKTVNGGPRKLAKGAVLAKDYLADLDRWQWFDIRLADEAHAVVLEQAKESLEQKRHQFDLAFEEKRKKLTQGDELPPGVLKMIKVYLAVKRRLQPGDKMAGRHGNKGVVSRITPVEDMPHMADGTPADIVLNPLGVPSRMNIGQVLEVHLGWAAKGVGQRIADMIGEEKVVQVKGIRSYLEQVYNNTGTGARISDLTDDEVIELARNLKNGVPFATPVFDGATEAEITQMLELAYPDDVAERLKLTESRTQAWLFDGRTGEQFERPVTIGYMHYLKLHHLVDDKMHARSTGPYSLVTQQPLGGKAQFGGQRFGEMEVWALEAYGASYTLQEMLTVKSDDISGRTKVYENIVKGDHVIDAGMPESFNVLVKEIRSLSLDMDLERK is encoded by the coding sequence ATGCCTTATTCGTATACCGAAAAAAAGCGCATACGTAAGAGCTTCGCCAAACGTGAGGACGTTCAAGACGTTCCTTACTTGCTGGCGACTCAACTGCAATCGTTTTTAACCTTTTTGCAGGCGGATACTACACCTTCTAAACGTAAAGATGAAGGCCTGCAAGCGGCTTTCACTTCCATATTTCCTATCGTTAGCCATAATCAGATGGCACGCCTCGAGTTCGTAAGCTACGTGCTCGGCGAGCCCGTGTTCGACGTCAAAGAATGCCAGCTGCGTGGCCTGACCTACGCTTCGCCCCTGCGCGCCAAGGTGCGCCTGGTGCTGATGGATCGCGAAGTCAGTAAGCCTACCGTCAAAGAAGTAAAAGAGCAAGAAGTCTATATGGGCGAAATTCCGCTCATGACCGATACGGGCTCGTTCGTAATCAACGGCACCGAGCGCGTCATCGTGTCGCAGCTGCATCGTTCGCCCGGGGTGTTCTTCGAGCACGATCGGGGCAAGACCCACAGTTCGGGCAAATTGCTGTTTTCGGCGCGTGTGATTCCTTACCGCGGTTCGTGGCTCGACTTCGAGTTCGATCCCAAGGACGTGTTGTTTTTCCGGGTCGATCGCCGCCGCAAGATGCCGGTCACGATTCTGCTCAAGGCGATCGGCATGACTCCCGAATCGATCCTGGCGCACTTCTTCGATTTCGATAATTTCGAAATCAAGAACGAAGGCGGCATGCTTGAGTTCGTGCCTGAACGCTGGAAGGGTGAAGTGGCCCGTTTCGATATTCTCGATCGCTCCGGCAAGGTCATCGTCGAAAAAGACAAGCGTATCAATGCCAAGCATTTGCGCGATCTGTCGGCCGCCAACGTCGAATACGTTTCGGTTCCGGAAGACTTCCTGCTGGGCCGGGTATTGGCCAAAAACGTGATCAACGCCGAAACCGGCGAAATCATTGCCAATGCCAACGACGAAATCACCGAGTCCGTGCTGGGCGAATTCCGCGCGGCCAATATTCGCGAAACCCAGACCTTGTACACCAATGATCTGGATCGCGGTCCCTATATTTCGCAAACCCTGCGCACCGATGAAACGGCCGATCAAATGGCGGCTCGCGTTGCCATCTATCGCATGATGCGTCCCGGCGAACCTCCTACCGAGGATGCCGTCGAAGCCTTGTTCCAGCGCCTGTTCTACAGCGAAGACGCCTACGATCTGTCGCGCGTCGGCCGCATGAAGGTCAACAGCCGTCTGGGCCGTGGCGACGACATCACGGGCGCCATGACCCTGACCAACGAAGACATACTCGAAACCATCAAGGTGCTGGTCGAGTTGCGTAACGGCCGCGGCCAGATCGATGATATCGATCACCTTGGCAATCGTCGCGTGCGCTGTGTCGGCGAACTGGCCGAGAACCAGTTCCGGGCCGGCCTGGTACGTGTCGAACGCGCGGTCAAAGAGCGCCTCGGTCAGGCTGAAACCGAAAATCTGATGCCGCACGACTTGATCAACTCCAAGCCGATTTCGGCGGCGATCAAGGAATTCTTCGGTTCGAGCCAGCTGTCGCAGTTCATGGATCAGACCAACCCCTTGTCCGAGATCACGCACAAACGCCGTGTATCGGCTTTGGGACCTGGCGGCTTGACGCGCGAGCGTGCGGGCTTTGAAGTGCGCGACGTGCACCCGACTCATTATGGCCGGGTTTGCCCTATCGAAACGCCTGAAGGCCCGAACATCGGCCTGATCAATTCGATGGCCCTGTACGCGCGTTTGAACGAATACGGCTTTCTTGAAACGCCCTACCGCAAAATCGTCGACGGCAAAGTCAGCGAACAAATCGACTACCTGTCGGCTATCGAAGAAAGCCACTACGTGATTGCCCAGGCTAACGCCGAGCTCGACGAAGAAGGCCGTTTCACCGACGACCTGGTTGCCTGCCGCGAAGCCGGCGAAACCATGCTGACGGCTCCGGCCAACGTGCACTACATGGACGTGGCGCCTTCGCAGATCGTATCGGTGGCTGCCTCGCTGATTCCCTTCCTCGAGCACGACGATGCCAACCGCGCGCTCATGGGCGCCAACATGCAACGCCAGGCCGTACCTTGCCTGCGCCCTGAAAAGCCCCTGGTAGGCACCGGAATCGAACGCACAGTGGCGGTCGACTCGGGTACTACGGTGCAGGCCTTGCGTGGCGGTCTGGTCGATCACGTCGATGCCGAGCGTGTCGTGATCCGCGTCAACGACGACGAGAATGTCGCCGGCGAGGTGGGTGTCGATATCTACAACCTCATCAAGTACACACGCTCCAACCAGAACACCAACATCAACCAGCGCCCTATCGTCAAGCGTGGCGACAAGGTTGCCCGCGGCGACGTTCTGGCCGACGGCGCGTCGACCGATCTGGGCGAACTGGCATTGGGCCAGAACATGCTGATCGCGTTCATGCCCTGGAACGGCTATAACTTCGAGGATTCGATCCTGATTTCCGAAAAGGTCGTGGCCGACGATCGCTATACTTCGATCCACATCGAAGAACTGACGGTCGTGGCGCGCGATACCAAGCTGGGTCAGGAAGAAATCACCCGCGACATCAGCAATCTGGCCGAGACGCAACTCAATCGCCTGGACGACTCGGGCATTGTGTACATTGGTGCCGAAGTGCGTGCCGATGATGTGCTGGTCGGCAAAGTGACGCCCAAAGGCGAAACCCAGCTGACTCCGGAAGAAAAGTTGCTGCGCGCCATTTTTGGCGAAAAAGCCTCCGACGTCAAAGATACTTCGCTGCGCGTGCCTTCGGGCATGATCGGTACGGTTATCGACGTCCAGGTCTTTACTCGCGAAGGCATAGAACGCGACAAGCGCGCCCAGTCGATCATCGACGACGAGCTGCGTCGCTATCGCCAGGATCTCAACGATCAGCTGCGTATCGTGGAAGACGATACCTTCGATCGTATCGAGAAATTCCTGGTCGGCAAAACCGTCAATGGCGGCCCTCGCAAGCTCGCCAAGGGCGCCGTGCTGGCCAAGGATTACCTGGCCGACCTGGATCGCTGGCAGTGGTTCGATATCCGCCTGGCCGACGAAGCGCATGCCGTGGTGCTGGAACAGGCCAAGGAATCGCTGGAGCAGAAGCGCCACCAGTTCGATCTGGCGTTCGAAGAAAAGCGCAAGAAACTCACCCAGGGCGACGAGCTGCCTCCGGGCGTGCTCAAGATGATCAAGGTGTATCTGGCCGTCAAGCGCCGCCTGCAGCCTGGCGACAAGATGGCCGGCCGTCACGGCAACAAGGGTGTGGTCTCCCGTATTACGCCTGTCGAAGACATGCCTCATATGGCCGACGGCACTCCCGCCGACATCGTGCTCAATCCCCTGGGCGTGCCTTCGCGGATGAATATCGGCCAGGTGCTTGAAGTGCACCTGGGCTGGGCCGCCAAAGGCGTGGGTCAGCGCATCGCCGACATGATCGGCGAAGAAAAGGTGGTGCAGGTCAAGGGTATACGTTCTTATCTGGAGCAGGTATACAACAATACCGGCACCGGCGCGCGCATATCGGACCTTACAGACGACGAAGTCATCGAACTGGCCCGCAATCTCAAAAACGGCGTGCCGTTTGCGACGCCGGTTTTCGACGGCGCGACCGAAGCGGAAATCACCCAGATGCTCGAGCTGGCCTATCCTGACGATGTGGCCGAACGCCTCAAGCTGACGGAATCGCGCACTCAGGCCTGGCTGTTCGATGGCCGTACCGGCGAACAATTCGAACGTCCTGTCACGATCGGCTATATGCACTATCTCAAGCTGCATCACCTGGTCGACGACAAGATGCATGCTCGCTCTACCGGTCCTTACTCGCTGGTTACGCAGCAACCGCTGGGCGGCAAAGCCCAGTTCGGCGGCCAGCGTTTCGGCGAGATGGAAGTCTGGGCGCTGGAAGCCTACGGTGCTTCGTATACCTTGCAGGAAATGCTCACGGTCAAGTCCGACGACATCTCCGGCCGTACCAAGGTCTACGAGAACATCGTCAAGGGCGACCACGTCATCGATGCCGGTATGCCAGAGTCGTTCAACGTGTTGGTTAAAGAAATTCGATCCCTGTCTCTCGACATGGATCTGGAGCGTAAATAA